The Pan troglodytes isolate AG18354 chromosome 7, NHGRI_mPanTro3-v2.0_pri, whole genome shotgun sequence genome has a window encoding:
- the YWHAZ gene encoding 14-3-3 protein zeta/delta, whose protein sequence is MDKNELVQKAKLAEQAERYDDMAACMKSVTEQGAELSNEERNLLSVAYKNVVGARRSSWRVVSSIEQKTEGAEKKQQMAREYREKIETELRDICNDVLSLLEKFLIPNASQAESKVFYLKMKGDYYRYLAEVAAGDDKKGIVDQSQQAYQEAFEISKKEMQPTHPIRLGLALNFSVFYYEILNSPEKACSLAKTAFDEAIAELDTLSEESYKDSTLIMQLLRDNLTLWTSDTQGDEAEAGEGGEN, encoded by the exons ATGGATAAAAATGAGCTGGTTCAGAAGGCCAAACTGGCCGAGCAGGCTGAGCGATATGATGACATGGCAGCCTGCATGAAGTCTGTAACTGAGCAAGGAGCTGAATTATCCAATGAGGAGAGGAATCTTCTCTCAGTTGCTTATAAAAATGTTGTAGGAGCCCGTAGGTCATCTTGGAGGGTCGTCTCAAGTATTGAACAAAAGACGGAAGGTGCTGAGAAAAAACAGCAGATGGCTCGAGAATACAGAGAGAAAATTGAGACGGAGCTAAGAGATATCTGCAATGATGTACTG tcTCTTTTGGAAAAGTTCTTGATCCCCAATGCTTCACAAGCAGAGAGCAAAGTCttctatttgaaaatgaaaggagATTACTACCGTTACTTGGCTGAGGTTGCCGCTGGTGATGACAAGAAAG GGATTGTGGATCAGTCACAACAAGCATACCAAGAAGCTTTTGAAATCAGCAAAAAGGAAATGCAACCAACACATCCTATCAGACTGGGTCTGGcccttaacttctctgtgttctATTATGAGATTCTGAACTCCCCAGAGAAAGCCTGCTCTCTTGCAAAGACA GCTTTTGATGAAGCCATTGCTGAACTTGATACATTAAGTGAAGAGTCATACAAAGACAGCACGCTAATAATGCAATTACTGAGAGACAACTTGACA TTGTGGACATCGGATACCCAAGGAGacgaagctgaagcaggagaaggaggggaaaatTAA